The nucleotide sequence ATTACGACTTACATACCGCTATTCGTGGCTCGAAGTGTGATAAATTTGCTGTTTACCCGTTTTTACACGGTGCACCACGCAAGAAAAGCCAACTACAATTTTTAAATGCCTGTGGTGTTAGCACTATTTTGTTATCGCATTCGCCTACAACGACCTTTAGTTATTTCTCGTCAAACGAATTTGGCGCAGATGCCTTCACGGTTGAGTTAGGTAAAGTGCGTCCATTTGGTGAAAATGATATGAGCCAATTTTCAAAGGTACGAACAACATTAACTAAGTTAGTTTCGGGCCAAGACCTTGAATTAACAGCGTATAAAGCAAGCGACTTTAACCTTTATGAAATATCACAAGTGATTGATCGCCAACATGAAAGTTTTTCATTAACGTTTGATGATGATGTTGAAAACTTTACTGACTTTCCAAAAGGGCATGTGCTTGCTCTTGATGGCAACAATGAAGTTAAAACTCAGCAAGACGGTGAAGCGATTATTTTCCCGAATGCCAATGTCGCTATTGGTCAACGAGCAATGCTAACGGTAACACCGACAACACTGAGCTAAGAATCACGTTCATTTTTGGAGCCTTAGCTTGCTTCTAGAACAACTTAACTGCCTAAAATAACGCTAATATTTAGGCAGTTGAGCAATCCTTAAAACTAATAAACTTTAACTCGCTCATCTATTCGTTTGACTAAGCTCATACTGAGCTCTTTAGCTGTGTCTGTAACTGTAAAGAATTATGCTCGCTGTAAGGTAAATTAAAGCGCTAACTTTGATCACTAAACTTGTTTTTCAGTTTACGTAAAGGTAAAGTGCTTGCGATTATTACAACCAACAATTCATAACAATGACATAAATATTCATCTTGCGTTGAAAGCTTCTATACTTTCATTGATTTAGCAAAGAATGAGTTGATATTGTCACCTTGCATCCAAGGTTAATAAAAAAGAGAAGGCTATGAACACTGACATATATAGCGAAAGCCCGGTTGTACATCAACCTGCTTTTATTGATGGTCATTCAGTTGAAATTCCAATCCTTAAGATATTGAAACAAGATGGTAGCATTTATGAAAATGCTGCTATGCCAGACATTGATCAAGCTCTTGCTACCAAAACTTACCAAACTCTCGCATTTCATCGTGTATTAGATGAACGTATGGTGGCAGCGCAGCGTCAAGGTCGTATCAGTTTTTACATGGCAGCACTCGGTGAAGAAGCCGCTAGTGTTGGTGGTGCTGCAGGCCTAAAAGATCAAGATATGATCATGGCACAGTATCGTGAACAGGGCGCATTAATGTTTCGAGGCTTTAGTCTTGAAAACTTTATGAACCAAATGTTCAGCAATGAAAAAGATTTAGGCAAAGGTCGTCAAATGCCAATTCATTACGGTAGTCGTGAATTGAACTACATGACGATTTCATCACCGTTAGGTACGCAAATACCACAAGCGGCTGGTTATGCTTATGGTCAAAAAATGCAAGGTTTAGACGCGGTAACTATTTGTTACTTCGGAGAAGGCGCTGCATCTGAAGGCGATTTTCATGCCGGTTTAAATATGGCTGCTGTGCATCAAGCACCGGTTATTTTCTTCTGTCGTAATAATGGCTATGCTATTTCTACACCATCTGAAGAGCAATATGTCGGTAACGGCATTGCGTCTCGCGGTGTTGGTTACGGTATGAAAACACTTCGTATTGACGGTAATGACATTTTAGCCGTAATTGCTGCTGTGCAATTAGCGCGTGAATATGCCGTTAAAGAAGGCAAGCCAGTATTAATTGAAGCAATGTCTTATCGTTTAGGTGCGCATTCAACGTCGGACGATCCTTCTGGTTACCGAACACGTGAAGAAGAAGCTAAATGGCAAGAACATGATCCTATTCTTCGCATGAAGAACTGGATGCTAGCACAAGGCTGGTGGGATGAAGCTAAAGAGACAGCTTTGTTTGAAAAACTACGTGATGAAGTATTAGCTGCGGTTAAAGTTGCTGAAAAAATTGCTAAACCGCCTGTCGAAGATTTAATTACTGATGTTTACGACCAAGTACCACCGTTGTTACAAAATCAGTTTGATCAGCTTAAAGAACATATCAAAAAATATCCTAAAGCTTACCCGTTTACAGCAGGGAGAATTAAGTAATGGCGCAAATGAATTTATTACAAGCGATTAACAATGCGCTTGATACCGTGATGACAGAAAATGAGCGCGCGGTGTGTTTTGGTGAAGACGTTGGCCACTTTGGTGGTGTTTTCCGTGCAACCAGTGGCTTGCAAGAAAAGTTCGGTAAAAACCGTTGTTTTAATACGCCTTTGGTTGAGCAGGGTGTTATTGGTTTTGCTAATGGTTTAGCGGCGCAAGGTAGTACAGCGATTGCAGAAATTCAGTTTGCTGATTACATTTTCCCCGCTTTTGATCAAATTGTTAATGAATCAGCTAAATTCCGTTACCGTAGTGGTAATGAATTTGATGTTGGTAAATTAACGATTCGTACGCCATACGGTGGTGGTATTGCTGGTGGTTTATATCATAGCCAATCTCCAGAAGCTTATTTTGCGCATACGCCAGGTTTAAAAGTGGTTGTGCCACGTAACCCGTATCAAGCGAAAGGTTTATTATTAGCGTCGATTCGTGATGATAACCCAGTGATATTTTTTGAGCCTAAGCGTTTATATCGTGCGTCAGTGGGTGAAGTACCTGAAGAAGATTACCAATTACCTTTAGGTAAAGCTGAAGTTATGCAACAAGGGACTGACATCACGTTACTCGCTTGGGGTGCACAAGTAGAAATCGTTGAAAAAGCGGCGGCATTAGCTGCAGCTGATGGCATTTCATGTGAAATCATCGATTTACGTACTATTTTACCTTGGGATATTGAGACAGTCGCTAACTCTGTTACTAAAACAGGTCGTTTTGTGGTTAGTCAAGAAGCGCCATTAACGGCTGGTTTTGCAAGTGAAATTGCAGCAACCATTCAGCAAGAATGTTTCTTACATTTAGAAGCACCTATTGCCCGGGTTTGTGGTATGGATACTCCTTATCCATTAGCACTTGAAAAAGAATACGCTGCTGATCATTTAAAGATCTATGAAGCAATTAAAAACAGTATGACTTACTAGGATTTATGAGCATGAGCATTGATTTTATACTGCCAGATATTGGCGAAGGTATCGTTGAATGTGAACTGGTTGAATGGCTAGTAGCAGAAGGTGACGTGATTGCAGAAGATCAGCCAGTGGCTGATGTAATGACTGACAAAGCCTTAGTTCAAATACCTGCGATGCATTCTGGTGTAGTAGACAAGCTTTACTATGCAAAAGGTGAGATAGCGAAAGTTCATCAACCTTTATTTGCTATGACGCCTGCTGGCGGTGCTGAAAGTGCGGTTGAAGCAAGTACTATGGAAACAAGCAGCGCTGACACATGTACTGTTGAAACACCTGTGGCTGTAGCAGCTGTTGCTGGCGGCACACAAGTGGAAGACTTTATTTTACCTGATATTGGCGAAGGTATTGTTGAATGTGAATTAGTTGAGTGGCTAGTAGCTGAAGGCGACTTAATTGAAGAAGATCAACCTATTGCTGATGTTATGACCGATAAAGCTTTAGTGCAAATTCCAGCTATGCATAAAGGTAAAGTGGTTAAGCTTTATTATGCTAAAGGTGAAATTGCGAAAGTACATGCACCTTTATTTGCTATTGAAATTGCTGCGTCTGGACAAGCGATTGCTGCAACTGTGACACAAGCGCCACAAGCGCCGAGTGCACCTGCTGCCGTTAAGCCTGCAACAGCACAAAGTAATACAGTAACAACAAACGTTGCAGCCAAGGTTGTCAATGAAAAAGCAGTGGCTAGTCCGGCTGTTCGTCGTGTTGCTCGTGAGCTAAATGTTAATATTCATCAAGTACCGGGCAGTGGTAAAAAAGGCCGAGTGTATAAAGAAGATATTTTAGCTTTTAACGAAGCGCCTCAAGCATCTGCTAATGCTGCGACAGCTGTCGTTGCTGGCAATGTTGCTGGTGGCAAACGCGTAGAGCCAATTCGTGGCATAAAAGCTGTGATGGCAAAAGCGATGGTTAATTCGGTATCAACTATTCCTCACTTTACTTATTGTGAAGAGATAGACATGACTAATTTGATTAAATTGCGTGGTGAACTTAAAGAAGTTTACGCCAAGCAAGATATTAAATTAACCATGATGCCATTCTTTATGAAAGCAATGTCGTTAGCGTTAAAACAATTTCCATTGGTTAACTCACAAGTCAATGATGATTGCACTGAACTAACGTATTTTGATGATCATAATATTGGTATGGCAGTAGACTCAAAAGTTGGCTTGTTAGTACCTAATGTTAAACAAGTACAAACAAAATCTATTTTAGATTTAGCTGCTGATATTGCGCGTTTAACGACTGACGCACGTTCAGGCAGAGTACCTGCAGCTGATTTGAAAGGTGGTACGATTACTATTTCAAATATCGGTGCTATTGGTGGTACGGTGGCAACACCTATTATTAATAAACCTGAAGCGGCCATTGTAGCGTTAGGTAAATTACAAACATTACCGCGTTTTAATGACAAAGGTGAAGTGGAAGCTCGTTCAATTATGCAAGTCAGCTGGTCTGGCGATCATCGCGTTATTGACGGCGGCACTATCGCGCGTTTTTGTAATTTATGGAAGTCATTCCTTGAAGAGCCAAGCAATATGCTCGTGCATATGTCTTAGTATTTGACGAAATTACTGACCATTAAAAGCCTGCCTTATCGCAGGCTTTTTTATGTTCAGGCCTTCCTCAGACATCCTGTCTTTCAAGGCATTAGTACATCCATGTACGTCGATGAACGGTCAGGTTATTAGTTCCAGACATAACATAAGTACTTACTTCCATGTAAGCAATGCCTCGATCACATGGATGTGAAAGAGAGGCTATGTTCAAACGGTCAGGTTATTAGTTCCAGACATAACCAACCTACTTATCTCTATATGCGCTAAACAGCCAAGAAAATATAAATAGAAATACTGTTTTCTGAACCAGGATAATTACCTGAAGATGCATTGGTTGAGCTAAACTGCCACCAAGATTGTTGGCGCAAATCCCGTCCTATTTTATCCCAAGCACCATCACTGTGTTGCAGCACTAAAAGCTCACACTTTTGTTGTTTACATAGCGCAGAAATCAAGGTTATTTCATGACCATTATCATGGGTGACAATAAAGTCGCTGATATAGTTTTGCATGTTGTAACCCCAATCTACATCGTCTTCTGCTTGATGAAAGTTGTAAATTTCATCTCTTTTAGAGCCCGTGAAGTTCGTCATATAACCTTTAAACGGCGCAACAACGAGTGCCTCCATTTGTTCAATAGTAATATCGCTATCATCCCATTCGCCTAATTGTCGCTTTAATGCAGCAATTTTATTTTCTGAGGCTAGCTGGGCACTCTTGAGTTGTTCATATTTATAGGCAAGCGTTTGCTCGTTTATGCTTTTATTTTCTGCTATTTCTGAGCGTATTGCCTCTGAATTTTGCGTCATAACATCACTCGGCTGAGCTGCTTTAATTTTGTTGCCTGCTTGGCTATCTACTTGGTTTTGCTTAGTTGTTATGGCGGATTTATTTACGACAGGCGCTTTATTATCTAGCGCTAAACTGCTTTTCTGGAGGGTATGGGGCGCTGATAACGAAGCTATAGCATAGCCTATAACTATGCCGAAAAAGAGTGTCGCTAACAATTTGATTCTATTCATACTATCCGTTGATTTTTGAGTGTCCATGGTTCTATCATTACACATTTATTTTTTACATTGAAGTATTCAAAAAATAAAAAAGCCTTAATACCATTTCATTAAAAATAGTATTAAGGCGAAGCAATAAGTTGTTTGCTATCAATAGGATTATTCAGAAATAAAGTCAACAAAATACAGCGGGGAGGTATATGTCAGCTGCAATAAATCATAGCGAGTTATTATGACGATACGATGACAGTTCAATAGGTTATTGGTCTTTTTTAGCTTGATATGAATAAAGCATATCAATTAAGCCTAAATTCAATGATAATTTATTTGAATTTAGGTGTTTGCTGTTAAGGAAATTTCGTGGTGGAAAAGAAGCTTCAACATTTTTATATTGCTGAAGAGCAGTCTATTTACTTATTGAATCATGAAGATGCAACCAAGCTAAAGCAATGGGTTGAGCTTTGTCAGCAGCAGTTAACGTTATTGGGCTATCAAGATATAGCGCTCATTGGTAAAGGGGCTTATGGTTTTGTTTTTGGCGGTGAAGACGAACATGGACAATCACAAGTTTTTAAATTTTCCCGTATTAATTTACCCCAACATGTACAAGACCGCTTAGCCGAAGAAGCCGATATTCAGCGTGAATTATCTCATCCCCGTATTCCTCAAATTATTGGTTACTACAAAATAAAACGACAATCGATTGTTCATATGCAGCGCGCGCCTGGCATCGACTTAGAGCAATTGTCGCATAAGCAAGGGCCGTTACCTGCAGAGTTAGTGGTAAAAATAGCGATACAGCTTGCCGAAATTCTTATTTTTTTACGTGATACCCGTCAACACGACAAGGGTAAACCTTATGTACATGGTGATATAAAGCCCTCAAATGTTGTTTTTGATCCCGAAACAGAGAAAGTCTACCTTGTTGATTGGGGCTCTGCAGTCAGTGCGCAACTTGATGTTACGGGCCAAACAACAGCCAATAATATTATGGATTTAATGAGCAGTGATTTACAAAACAGCAATGCGCGATTAGGTGATGTTTATTTTATTGGGCCTGAGCAAATTAGCGGTGAAATGTCGTCACCACGTTTTGACGAGCAAGGGTTAGCTGCCACCTTATATGCCTTAGCATCAGGGCAATCATGTCGCTATGGTAGTGCGGTGATCACGCCTTCCTCTTTAGGGCTGCCTAAGTTATTGGCGAAAATATTATCAGGCATGCTCAGTAAAGACCGACAAACACGCAACAAAGCCGGAGATTACTTCTTTCGTCAATTACCGTTATTAAGAAATATGGTGATGGCAGATCCACCGTTGCCTATTGAAATTAAACCATTAGTGCCGGTTTGGTGTAAAAGCTATCACAAAGATATGGATACTGTGGTGTACGGTTCACGCAAGTCTTTCCTGCGGGAATCATCAGATTTTGAGCAATTAAGTGATATTGACGATGTGCAATTAGAAAAGTATTTTAAGAACTTTCTCATGGGTATGGGTGATACCGAAAAAGCGTTTGTTGCCGCGGTTAGCCGTTTAGCGCATTTCCCGGTAGTTGGTGGTTTAGCGGTGCGCTGGGAAAAAGATGGTGTTTATATAGATTCTAACTTGTCGTTATTTGATCCTAAGCTTAAAGCATCGTTTCAAAGTGCGGTGAATAATATGGTGCGTTTGGCACAAGGTATATTTAGGGTTGGGGTGTTTAAAAGTTGCTTATTCAACGCGCGTAATACCTTACATGTTGAGCGTGAAAATGAAGATGAACCTTTTCAAGCTAAAGAAAATCAAGTGATACATTATGATGTTAGTGACGTGGCCGTTATTGACGATATTACCCGACTACATTCATATTTTGAAGATGGTAAAGACCCTGACGAATATTTATATTTACCTGATGAAATTATGGCGGTGTTAGCGCGCTTGAACCAGATCCACCATACTGGTTGTATTATTGTTGAGGTTTTGCCCCGACATTTGAAAATTCATAGTTATTTGATGCTACTAAATCATGATAAAGAAGCTGAATTTAAGCAATGCTTAACAGAAATATTGCAATTACTGCCCACCATTAATGGCTTCGGTATTTCTGGCTTTATGAAGCTACCTTATAAAGACACGCGATTCTTTGAAC is from Colwellia sp. Arc7-635 and encodes:
- a CDS encoding transketolase C-terminal domain-containing protein codes for the protein MAQMNLLQAINNALDTVMTENERAVCFGEDVGHFGGVFRATSGLQEKFGKNRCFNTPLVEQGVIGFANGLAAQGSTAIAEIQFADYIFPAFDQIVNESAKFRYRSGNEFDVGKLTIRTPYGGGIAGGLYHSQSPEAYFAHTPGLKVVVPRNPYQAKGLLLASIRDDNPVIFFEPKRLYRASVGEVPEEDYQLPLGKAEVMQQGTDITLLAWGAQVEIVEKAAALAAADGISCEIIDLRTILPWDIETVANSVTKTGRFVVSQEAPLTAGFASEIAATIQQECFLHLEAPIARVCGMDTPYPLALEKEYAADHLKIYEAIKNSMTY
- a CDS encoding protein kinase, with protein sequence MVEKKLQHFYIAEEQSIYLLNHEDATKLKQWVELCQQQLTLLGYQDIALIGKGAYGFVFGGEDEHGQSQVFKFSRINLPQHVQDRLAEEADIQRELSHPRIPQIIGYYKIKRQSIVHMQRAPGIDLEQLSHKQGPLPAELVVKIAIQLAEILIFLRDTRQHDKGKPYVHGDIKPSNVVFDPETEKVYLVDWGSAVSAQLDVTGQTTANNIMDLMSSDLQNSNARLGDVYFIGPEQISGEMSSPRFDEQGLAATLYALASGQSCRYGSAVITPSSLGLPKLLAKILSGMLSKDRQTRNKAGDYFFRQLPLLRNMVMADPPLPIEIKPLVPVWCKSYHKDMDTVVYGSRKSFLRESSDFEQLSDIDDVQLEKYFKNFLMGMGDTEKAFVAAVSRLAHFPVVGGLAVRWEKDGVYIDSNLSLFDPKLKASFQSAVNNMVRLAQGIFRVGVFKSCLFNARNTLHVERENEDEPFQAKENQVIHYDVSDVAVIDDITRLHSYFEDGKDPDEYLYLPDEIMAVLARLNQIHHTGCIIVEVLPRHLKIHSYLMLLNHDKEAEFKQCLTEILQLLPTINGFGISGFMKLPYKDTRFFEHISALPDKFYPRNPKQTPKKVEES
- a CDS encoding thiamine pyrophosphate-dependent dehydrogenase E1 component subunit alpha → MNTDIYSESPVVHQPAFIDGHSVEIPILKILKQDGSIYENAAMPDIDQALATKTYQTLAFHRVLDERMVAAQRQGRISFYMAALGEEAASVGGAAGLKDQDMIMAQYREQGALMFRGFSLENFMNQMFSNEKDLGKGRQMPIHYGSRELNYMTISSPLGTQIPQAAGYAYGQKMQGLDAVTICYFGEGAASEGDFHAGLNMAAVHQAPVIFFCRNNGYAISTPSEEQYVGNGIASRGVGYGMKTLRIDGNDILAVIAAVQLAREYAVKEGKPVLIEAMSYRLGAHSTSDDPSGYRTREEEAKWQEHDPILRMKNWMLAQGWWDEAKETALFEKLRDEVLAAVKVAEKIAKPPVEDLITDVYDQVPPLLQNQFDQLKEHIKKYPKAYPFTAGRIK
- a CDS encoding dihydrolipoyllysine-residue acetyltransferase; its protein translation is MSIDFILPDIGEGIVECELVEWLVAEGDVIAEDQPVADVMTDKALVQIPAMHSGVVDKLYYAKGEIAKVHQPLFAMTPAGGAESAVEASTMETSSADTCTVETPVAVAAVAGGTQVEDFILPDIGEGIVECELVEWLVAEGDLIEEDQPIADVMTDKALVQIPAMHKGKVVKLYYAKGEIAKVHAPLFAIEIAASGQAIAATVTQAPQAPSAPAAVKPATAQSNTVTTNVAAKVVNEKAVASPAVRRVARELNVNIHQVPGSGKKGRVYKEDILAFNEAPQASANAATAVVAGNVAGGKRVEPIRGIKAVMAKAMVNSVSTIPHFTYCEEIDMTNLIKLRGELKEVYAKQDIKLTMMPFFMKAMSLALKQFPLVNSQVNDDCTELTYFDDHNIGMAVDSKVGLLVPNVKQVQTKSILDLAADIARLTTDARSGRVPAADLKGGTITISNIGAIGGTVATPIINKPEAAIVALGKLQTLPRFNDKGEVEARSIMQVSWSGDHRVIDGGTIARFCNLWKSFLEEPSNMLVHMS
- the astE gene encoding succinylglutamate desuccinylase, with translation MSDSSSSTNAFASTLQKSGDFLSMTRANEWTLPGGGFSFEVTHQASKTISKVTVLETGLITFEPVNRVSSHDIVLSSAVHGNETAPIEICSDIIAELIRGELALAERVLFIFGNPASMNIAERFVEENMNRLFSGGHSQDQGKGAGLINKERHRALLLENTVREFFAAGSELPSANGGERQRSHYDLHTAIRGSKCDKFAVYPFLHGAPRKKSQLQFLNACGVSTILLSHSPTTTFSYFSSNEFGADAFTVELGKVRPFGENDMSQFSKVRTTLTKLVSGQDLELTAYKASDFNLYEISQVIDRQHESFSLTFDDDVENFTDFPKGHVLALDGNNEVKTQQDGEAIIFPNANVAIGQRAMLTVTPTTLS